TGGATGGTACGGGTTGTAAAGACAAGGGCCTCTAGATTTTGGGTAATTCGAAAATATGAACGGCCCCACACTTGTTTGGCAAGCTCCATGTATCAAGATCATGCTCAACTTGATAGCAACATCATCTGTCAGCATATATTTCTCATGGTTCATGCAGATGCTACTATTTGTATTAAGGTGTTGCAAGGATCAGTCGAGGCAGCCTACGGGTACAAGGTTTCTTACAAGAAGATTTGGTACGCAAAGTAGAAGGCAATTGCCAAAAATTTATGGTGATTGGGAGGAGTCATACGACCAGCTTCGGAGATATTTCAATGCACTGCAAGCTTTTGTTCCAGGTATTTTTGTCAATTGAAAGTTACGGTAATTTATAAGTTGGAGTCGTTACGGTGTGGTTCTAATTAAGTGTAGTCATGTCAGGCACAATTGTTGATATCCAAACACGATCAAACTATGTCGGCAACATGTTGGACCGTCACAGTGTCATGTTTCACCAGGTTTTTTGGTCGTTTCCGTCCTGTGTTGAATCCTTCAAGCACTGTAAGCCATTGATCTCTGTAGACGGAACGCACTTGTATGGTAAGTACATAGGGACCCTGTTGATGGGGATAGCGCAGGACGGAAATAACAACATCCTACCCGTTGCTTTTGCGATTGTCGAAAGGGAGAAGACGGAGTCCTGGCTCTTTTTCCTTTCGAACCTTAGGAGACATGTAGCGACTCAACCAGGGATACTGCTTATCTCTGATTGGCATGCAGCAATATGAACTTCGTCCAGCCGATTTAAATTTTTCTCGACGTTGCTACCACCACCGTCGCCCATGTTTCACTTTTCTAATCAAATCACAACATAACATTATTAACCAAAACAcacttttttttctctcctcCACGGTTTATGATTTTCAACCCTCTCTTCCACCCATTTTCATTTCATGTTGCACTTGGTCCCCTCTCCTCCCCTCCCCTCCTCCCCTTTATATACACACCAAGCCACTTATCCCTACCATGCTACAATATGTACCCAATGCATACTTGTATCGGACTGCCACAACCTAAAACTTGTAGCCTTCACCATAAACCTGCACCATTTCGTTGCTATTGCCAAGGGCTTCGTCATTTCGTGGGCGCCGCAACAAGTGTGGCCCAACTCGTGGATGTCAAAAGCGAGATGATCCATTTCGCATGCGTCGTTCTTGATGTGCCCATTTTACTGCTGCCTCCAATAATGTGCAGTCCTCTATTTTGCGGGTGGCAAGCTTGAAACGATGGACAACGCTTTACCTGTCAGCTTGTTAGTTCTATTTCGTGGGGGCATTCAAGAAATGGTAGCTAAACTCATTTCGTAGATGGTGGCCAAGAAATGGTGCTGCGCatttagataataatttttataaatgcGTATTTAGAGaaataatgaattttatttatttatttcaataaaaaaaccCTACATTTACTATTGTGTATCTTATTATATTAGGTAGAATTTTGATTTAattcatcatatcttttgatattataattatagatgagtctattaattttataaaatttatataattttataatttaaatcttattaaaattttctgttttacgtttttattttatttttttaattttacctaaaatttcaattttttccATTTCACACCCGTTAAGTTAACAAGGTTGTACCACTTGGGCATATTATTGGTGGTCAACATGTAGTCATCGTAACCCCCAAATGTGCCATATAAAATTAGTTCTAGAAACTAGAAAGCCAATGTTTGTTTCGGTCTCTCACTTTCACTTCTCACCTGTCACATCATCCACCTACGTcattaattttagattttgtgtgttttttacGAGTTATAAGTGTCACCATTATTTTCCTTGAAtgaaagttttttttattaaaaaagaaagaaattggtTAACAAGTTAATTTGACTTTTAATTTTCAACaactataaaaattaatttgtcttttTTCTATATTTACATGCGTTGCATtacaaattattatataaataaataacttttaatatgtatataatatttttatttttaaaatgaccaACTAAATCTCTTTATTTAATGTTGAGGtctataaaatataattaatatgttgttaaaaaatatttaaatttagttaaataaaaatttacagACACTAATTAAGGATTATGAAGTAATTTTAGAgagtatattaattaattataattaaagaGTATTAATGCTCAATTAACTcacattaataatatataaatgaATTTCTTAATACAGAAGACTAATTAATtagtcatttaaaaaaattaattaaatcaaaattatttgattcgatttagtgatacttgtctaattcaaatttattaaattcaatttatgtataaattttaaattaactaattcaaattaatttagtACGATCAAccctaattaaaatttaatgaatttgatttacataaaaatatacaacGAGACATTTACATAACGTTTTTTGCTTTGAAAGATACACATAAAATTAGGCTAACTTTGGTTTATAAAAGTCACTTACCCACAAATTAACCTCAAATTGATTTACAGctaaattagtttaatttattaaaaaaaaagggaacTAGTTCACGTTATTGTAGTTAGTTAGAAGGATTTTGGTAGTTGCCAAACACCTGACAAGAGTAAATATCCAACTAATAAGTTGGATcttatttattatattgaaAGATCCATAAttggaaaaagaaataaaaaataaaatatctataCTATAAAATACATTGGTCCCCATacaataataacaaatttattcattaacacatcacaagtttggtgttcattgAATCATCCATCTATGtgagataaataattaaaatttattgtcTAAACAATAGACACCAAATTCATCAATTTACACAACATACATCTTTATTCGAATGATTGAAACACTGTAAACTTGAAAACTGAAAGATGAACCAAATTACCAGAAACAACATAAACTTATTTATTAGGCATCAATGAACTGGGGTCTCATCGGCAATCATTTTTaagtaaaattaataattaaaaaatattaaaataatttaatatatttaactaaCTTAAAATTTAATAGGTGAAAACTTAGGTGCAACCAACTTTACGTAAAATTGATATTGAGAGgcgttagataaaaatttagtcaaatcatctaacgactTTTAAGTATCAAGTTCACGTGAAAGTCGACTGCATCTGAATTTTTACTCGTCCTTTAACAATGAtgagagaaagaaagaatgaGTTGGAGCAAAGAGGTGAAATGACGTGGTGCCTTCCCTCGTGGAGAAGCTGCATCCATAACCTTCTTCTTCAGAATCTGAGCATTCTCCCTCatcttcttcccctcttctccaACCATAATCGCATTCAACCCATTCACCAACCAATCTTTGCTCAACACAACACCATTTTCAACTCTCATTCCGATCTTCCACACATCCTCCACCATTCTCCCTACCATTCCTTGATCCCCAAAAAACGGCCTACAAATCATGGGTACTCCATTGGAGATGCTCTCGAACACCGAGTTACACCCACAGTGAGTCACAAACACCCCAACACTACCATGTCCCAAGACCTCACTCTGAGGACACCATGGAACCACTTTCCCTTTGCTTTTTGTTCTCTCAACAAACCCTTCTGGTAGAAGCTTCTTTGCATGCTCCTTTAACGACCACAGGAATGGGAAACCACTCTCTTCCAGTGCTTCTGCTACAGCCACTATCTCCTTTTCCGGCGGCGTCACCACCGTCCCGAAGCTTACGTATGCAACGGATCTTAAACCTTGCGTGTCCAGCCACGACAGGCAACCGGTTGAGTCGGTTTCAGAGGGCGGCAACGGCGGCAGCGGCAGCTTCAGAGTGAGGAAACCGACGTAGAGCATGGATTTGAGCTTTGACCTCATGTCTGAAACGAACATAGGAGGGTCTAGTTCTTCAAAGTAATTCATAACCACTGCTTCAGCGTGAGGTAAAACCCTTCCTAACGAAGCTAGAGTCTTGGAGAACAGAGTCTCGTTTTCTCCACCGTTGATCACATCCTCTGGAAGATCCTCAACACGTACCATGTTCAAACCTGGAAGAAAATCCAAGGAAGAACATGAATTGTTATAATTGTGGCGTATGATATCAGTGTAGAAATGTGCAGAGAGGGAAGATGAGAGTGGAGCCCAAACAGGGATCCATGGAACACTGAGATTCTGAGCAACAAGGAAGGAAGGAAGAACAAAAGCATCTGCAATGATGCATGTTACTCTGTGGTTTGTTTGTTGAACGGCCATGTCTATGGGTTTTTGGAGGTTTTGAGGGGTGGCTTGTTGAAGGAAAAGGTTGACCATCTCAAGAGACTGATCACGTGGTGGCGCGTGAGCGTCATAGGAGATGAAGTTGATGTTGTTGTGTGGGGATTTTGAGATGAGAGTGTGGGTGGATGATTGGGTGGAGAtgaaggagaaggagagattAGGAGCAGCGTGAGAGAGTTTGAGGACAAGGTTGAAGAGAGGAAGGGGGTGGCTTCCAAAGGGGAAAGCAAAAACTGCCACGTGTCCAGTGTTGTTGGCCATGATGGGTGGAAGCAAGTAGAAGAACGAAGCTAAGACGGTGGTGTTATGGTGTATGTGATGATGAGAGCTTCAATTTATGCTAGTGTTGCACCACAAGCAGACAAAACGTGAATATGTAATTGAGAGAGGTTGGGTATGCATGTTTCTTATGATTATTGTACCTACCTccacttgtttttttttttttaactaacttAGATCGATCAAGAAATTAATAGTCCTAATTCATTCtcttattatataaatttatatagtGTAAAGACTCACATGTAGTTAATTGTCTTTATGTAAGGTTAAATTAAAAATCattagatataatttttaattaaatattagattcacgtaaaaataattacatataaGTTTTTATCATGTTTAAAAAATTAGGGTTTATAGATTATATTTAGATAGACTAAGATAATTGAAGGCATTTAAAATTTGAAGAATTGGGTCGGGAGACCTAAAATGAAGTGGGCTTTAACAAGCCTCCTTCCGAGTGATTTTTGtccatttgttttctttttctttatattgTGCTTTGGGCAGATCACAAGCtataaatgaaaaagaaaaggtgAGCCCAAAAAGGAATAAGAGAAGGGGTTGTCATTTCAATAAAGGCAGCTAGTCAAAGagttataatttaattttttttttttttggattcaaatttCATCGGTTGCAATGTGTGATAAATGTACTAGAGAGTATgtgaaaaaataaatgaatgcAGTTCCAgacagaaaagaaaaatcaatgaATACTTCTTTTCAGCAGTATCATTTACATTTATCAATCAAACGATAGagtaatataatatatatgtactacttttgtgtatatttttctactataaaaaattatacaaaaaatagTACAAATGTAAAGTGtcatttgtttaaaattttaagtcaAAATTACTTAAGTCCAACCATTTAAAAGTATCACAAAGTTTGTTTTTCCATTTTAAAATGCAGCGACCTAAAGCAACTGAAATCTATCATTTATATTCAAAGATTTGGGAAAACTCCGAGTGGAATCTTTGTTGATTTTCCAATGTGTTTCGGACATATACTCGTACAACAAGTCAAAATTTATAGTAAGTAGATTGAAGATACGATTCATTAGTATTACTATGGCTACCATTGTCGCCCACAAAATACAAGGTAGCGACTTGGTAGTGAAATACTAGGAGAGAAATTTtagaaacaaaaattgaaataaattttaatattttttttagtgtaAAGTATGAGatagaaattgaaataaaaatgaagttttaatttaatttgtataaaaggtaaaattggaattaactAATTGAAATTGGGgtattttagatataaaatgttattaaagtttcagtctttatctctaaaaatttcaatCTCCTGTTTCCATTTTTTTGAGAtactaaaatactaaaattttagagacagagacagaaattttaataTCTGAATCaataaacataatattaaatttttgtcccatacctcaaaacaaacgctacccaAAGGAATGTTTTAAATGAACTAAATAGAATATTAGATTTTAATGatccatataaaaaatatataaaataaggtGATTTATTTGATACTCAACTAATTTGAGGGTATTACATACCCTTCTTACATGTTTCAATTAATAGGTGACAAGTGTATTTATTAATTCTAATTCgtaaatgaatttttaatttttaaaaaattaaaaataatgaatttaatatatatattaaatactttatatatacatatcttAATAATATACTGCTTTGGTTAAATCAAATCACGTAAAccttaaataaattatttaaaaaaaattaaaattgtgtCGTTGTATATGCTgcaagagaaagagaaaagaacataaaactATAATAATTCTTTTCATCTAATTTcgtcttcttctcttttctataTTTACAGACAAAATTCGTTTTTATCTTCTTCCTTCTCCTTCACTCTCAGGATATAccttctttttccttcttctaaTCTTCAAAAATCATCGATATGTAACCAGAACAATCCATCGTTCTTCAATTCAAAGTCGTCGATTTTGTTGTTGGAATCCAGAACAATAGTTCTTTTTACTATTCTTCCATTCGAAGTCGCCCTGATACTGTCACGCTCTCAATATTTGTAGATTGTTACACGTAAGTCACTCtttgttctctttttttttttctcttgattCATTCTTTACATTGATTAAAATTGGTACAAGTGTGTTATTCTTTGTTACTGTTTATCATTTACATCATCTATTTTAAAGCCTATtatctttgatttttttctttattttttctcctTCAGTAGCAATATTATTTCCTTAATTTAGAATTACCAAAACAAAGAGTACTTCAAAGAGtactagaaaaaaaattaatagtaacaATTCTTAATAATCGTACAACATAGATACAGGTTATAGCTCATATAAAATTTCTGTATTGATGATTATAATCtcctatttatgatttattagtTTATACTTGATTATATATAGATGTAATGTTCATTTTGAGTAGCTGaacaaatcaataaaaattgGTACACAAATTTAGATAGAAACAGAACAGTTAATTTGAAGCATTTTGTAATATTTACTTGTATAAAATTTACTTTGAACATACGGGTTTAAATTAGTTATGTAATAGTTATCATTGTTGAGTTAAAATTATTGTAGATGTGATCTTTTGTAATTACTTGTGatacaaaattatattttggaggttcctttatttttatttaatgataatttcATGACATACAAGTAATGAATAAGTTATAAATTTGATTTGTTAAAAATTAGTCACTCCTTCAATTAGTTGTATAAGAAAAGGATGCATTATTTTGCAATGTTTGAATGAAATTCTCTTTGTAAATAATGTAATTAGGGATTACTTTTCTATATGTATTTAAAGTgatatatacattaaaaatttgtAAACATAACCTtatttgttgttgatttttataTAGTCTTTAATCAATAGAAATTTCTTTGAATGATAAAAACGGTTGAAACAttctataaaaatataaatatataggaTTGTTAtagattttaatttatatatagaaaGATTCTATAGCAATAGATAGCtatcacaaaaaaaaagttGCATTACAAAGTACTAGtaccaaaataatttatttatatcatttatagttaacataatttatttagaattttttCAACTGATGTAATAAGAAGTAACATATACtcttattttttaactaaattcttgttatttttctcAATCTTTTTGTAGTTCTTCTTAGCAGCCTTGATAATGGTGCTTTTTTTCAGATTGTATGACTTCATGATCAAATCTATAGCAATGCGCATCCTAGTTACATCATCAATCTTCAAATGATAAAACCAGTAGTAAGTCATACTTATGtaattagaaattaaataattagaaatttatcATGTAATATAACTTACATAAATGTTATAATCATCAATTCAAATGCAGTTCTTCATCATACCGCAATCAAAGCTAAGTTCTTCATCAAAGTTGCTATCCAACACCGCAATCAAagttatgttaaattttatatgaaaaaagtACTAGTTAGACAatgtaacaaaagaaaaaagattgctTGACAAACCAAATAAAGAACTAGAAAATTACGAGTAATTTCTTTGTCTTTCTATTCCAGAGCTTCCAAAATAGGAAACTCAGACACCTTAGGCCTGATCGTACTCTCAAAATCATAGAAAGAGTCATATGGAAACATCCCTTCAAAGTACAAGGCCTAATAAGTGGTTAAGATtgaattagtatttttataaacGGTAAAAATAGTATAGATGAAGATGTAAAATTGATGCTATAAATATTTGAATACAGAAATGATATACCAATTGCTTAATGTTGAATATtttacttgctttctttttaGGATCTAGGTTGAAATCCAACAAAATTATTTGACACTGATTCATGTCGAAGATAACAGGATACTAATGAAGATTTTTTTCATTAACAGGCATCTAAAtctgtatatatatacaaaactGAAAACCATTAAATGAATTAATTGAAGATTGACCAATACTTAGTAAATTTAACATAACAATCTGAGAAGAGATAAGAGATTACCTTGTTAAAGATGGTTTCACCTGTCACGTCCACTTCTTTAGATTTTAATTCCTCCTTATTTTCTACCGTCTTGACGCTTTCATTGAGATTGAAAactgttgagttaagaaattaactaaattaattagtgatgacaaacattatttttgagcaaaataaataattagtgttgattaattataattgtatattactaattatttataaaatattacagGCCAAAATGTGAATTACAGCCCAAATGGAATGAGAAATAAAATAAGGCTGACGGGCCAACAATGTAAACGAAGCCCATAAGGAAACAAAGCTGAAGAAATCAGAACGAGCCAAGCATATCACTACCCGATCCAAGCCCGATTTTATTTCAACAAGCAATTCCCTCCATCTTACTCTTACCAAAGCAACGTTCATCTCTCTTTTGTCTTAGTCAAATCAGAGTttcagaaaagtaagaaagagaaagagaaagagctTCTTCCACATGCCAttcacagaagaagaaagaaagagaaaaatcaaGCTTGAGAGGCCGAAGTCTAATCATCCAGTTCAAACCAAATCAAGTTTAGGTCAAGATTAAAGGTAAACTATTTCCTCTTCCATGTATCagatcttcttctcttcttcccaaCTCTCTGCAAGTCTAAAAATGGCATACAAGGGAAAGTTGCCTTCAGCTCCAATTTGCTGTGTATTCACGGTCTCAAACTTGTCTTGGGAACCAAGTTGATTTTCAAGGGTCCAGATTAAGTTGACCATTAGAAGACTTTTGTGATTGCTGCTTTATGGCTTTCGGCCAAGATGAAGGAGTTAGAAGAAAAAGTTTTTACTCTAAGGTTTAATGAGAAAAAGTGAATCTGTGgctcaaggctcaaggtgttgactttggaagaagaaccaagcaacatgcaaggagataaaagaagTTTGGTGTTCATTCAGAAACCAAGGAGAGATAACTAGAGTATTGAGGTTTTGTTCTGAGGAGTGTTCTTTGAGAAAGTTCAACTAACTGGACAGTGTAACCTAATCAAAGGTGCATTCCGCcagtatgaagaactgaatcagagGCTTGCTAATCTGATTTTCGCATAGCACaaaggctgttgatgaagtcaatctccttcatgttttactgattgtaatgtgcttttctatgtttatctttctgtaatttcttgtgagaaaaggcattgtgagaaagctcaaataaaagccatgagtgaaaaaaggctgagtgatacacttga
This sequence is a window from Arachis stenosperma cultivar V10309 chromosome 10, arast.V10309.gnm1.PFL2, whole genome shotgun sequence. Protein-coding genes within it:
- the LOC130954992 gene encoding anthocyanidin 3-O-glucosyltransferase 7-like — translated: MANNTGHVAVFAFPFGSHPLPLFNLVLKLSHAAPNLSFSFISTQSSTHTLISKSPHNNINFISYDAHAPPRDQSLEMVNLFLQQATPQNLQKPIDMAVQQTNHRVTCIIADAFVLPSFLVAQNLSVPWIPVWAPLSSSLSAHFYTDIIRHNYNNSCSSLDFLPGLNMVRVEDLPEDVINGGENETLFSKTLASLGRVLPHAEAVVMNYFEELDPPMFVSDMRSKLKSMLYVGFLTLKLPLPPLPPSETDSTGCLSWLDTQGLRSVAYVSFGTVVTPPEKEIVAVAEALEESGFPFLWSLKEHAKKLLPEGFVERTKSKGKVVPWCPQSEVLGHGSVGVFVTHCGCNSVFESISNGVPMICRPFFGDQGMVGRMVEDVWKIGMRVENGVVLSKDWLVNGLNAIMVGEEGKKMRENAQILKKKVMDAASPRGKAPRHFTSLLQLILSFSHHC